Proteins encoded within one genomic window of Peptococcaceae bacterium 1198_IL3148:
- a CDS encoding cation-translocating P-type ATPase, which translates to MEPDVRRPGNHLTMLKNLWISQQKLIITTISGLLIVIGWLIGRLEFSPLLANSLMILATVVAGYRIAISALHALRFRVLGINALVTLAALGAIVIGEYWEAAVVTFLFSLGSYLEARTMDKTRDALRKLMELAPQVARVLKNGEEIEMPAEDVQQGDLVVVRSGEKIPVDGKIITGRASVNQAAITGESLPMEKTVGDSVFSGTINEAGYLEIETEKSGEDTTFARIIELVEEAQGEKARSQQILENFARYYTPGIILVAVLVYLITKNPITALTLLVIACPGALVIATPVSIVAGIGNAARQGVLIKGGEHLEKAGKIDVVVLDKTGTLTVGQPKVTSVWVRSGSETDMLLKAAAVEKMSEHPLAKPVVEYASLKGPLPEVTDFQVVPGHGVAATVAGKTVLVGNRKLMLDQGVIIDDAVEQRMAAEENLGRTGMMVVEGQVILGVIFVADVPRQDALTLVSRLKRSGVQKVVMLTGDNKRTAKAIAQQLEIDEFHAEMLPEQKVDVIKTLKQRGKIVAMVGDGINDAPAMATADVGIAMGAAGTDVAMETADLVLMADRLEKLSYAIGLSRHTLSNIKQNVSFAVLVVLVLLMGVMGNVVVLASGMLVHEASVLLVILNAMRLLKYRETN; encoded by the coding sequence ATGGAACCCGATGTAAGGCGCCCGGGCAATCACCTGACAATGCTGAAAAATTTGTGGATTTCCCAACAAAAATTAATTATTACCACCATTTCCGGCCTGTTAATAGTTATTGGCTGGCTAATTGGTCGCTTAGAATTTAGCCCGTTACTGGCTAACTCACTGATGATTTTGGCTACAGTGGTGGCAGGATACCGTATTGCCATCAGTGCCTTACATGCCTTGCGGTTCCGAGTGCTGGGTATTAATGCCTTAGTAACCCTTGCTGCCTTAGGGGCCATCGTCATCGGTGAATACTGGGAGGCAGCAGTGGTGACCTTTCTGTTTTCACTGGGTTCCTATTTAGAAGCGCGCACCATGGATAAGACCCGCGATGCCCTAAGAAAACTGATGGAGTTGGCTCCTCAAGTGGCCCGGGTGTTAAAGAACGGAGAAGAAATTGAAATGCCGGCCGAAGATGTACAACAGGGAGATTTAGTAGTTGTACGTTCCGGTGAAAAGATTCCGGTGGATGGTAAAATTATAACCGGCCGAGCGTCAGTTAACCAAGCGGCCATCACCGGTGAATCACTGCCAATGGAAAAAACGGTGGGCGATTCTGTTTTTAGCGGCACCATTAACGAAGCTGGCTATTTAGAAATTGAAACCGAGAAGTCCGGTGAAGATACCACCTTTGCCCGAATCATCGAATTGGTTGAGGAAGCCCAGGGAGAAAAAGCCCGTAGCCAACAAATATTAGAAAACTTTGCCCGCTACTATACCCCGGGCATCATTTTGGTGGCCGTGTTGGTCTATCTCATAACTAAAAATCCCATTACAGCTTTAACATTGCTTGTCATCGCTTGCCCAGGTGCACTGGTGATTGCCACACCGGTTTCCATAGTGGCTGGTATTGGCAACGCCGCCCGCCAAGGGGTGTTAATTAAAGGCGGAGAGCATTTGGAAAAGGCAGGAAAAATAGATGTGGTGGTGCTGGACAAAACCGGTACTCTCACAGTGGGGCAACCTAAGGTAACCAGCGTATGGGTAAGAAGCGGTAGTGAGACAGATATGTTATTGAAAGCCGCGGCGGTGGAAAAAATGTCCGAACATCCGTTAGCCAAGCCGGTGGTGGAATATGCCTCTCTCAAAGGCCCGTTGCCAGAAGTTACCGATTTTCAAGTGGTTCCCGGTCATGGTGTGGCGGCCACCGTGGCAGGCAAAACTGTGTTGGTGGGCAATCGCAAGCTGATGCTAGATCAAGGTGTTATTATTGATGATGCAGTGGAACAGCGCATGGCAGCGGAGGAAAATCTAGGTCGTACCGGCATGATGGTAGTTGAAGGTCAAGTGATACTGGGAGTAATTTTCGTCGCCGATGTACCCCGGCAAGATGCCCTCACGTTGGTATCCCGCCTTAAACGTAGCGGCGTTCAAAAGGTAGTCATGCTGACCGGAGACAACAAACGAACTGCCAAAGCCATCGCTCAGCAATTGGAAATTGATGAGTTCCACGCGGAAATGTTACCAGAACAGAAGGTGGATGTAATCAAAACCCTAAAGCAACGAGGAAAAATTGTTGCTATGGTGGGTGACGGCATTAACGATGCTCCGGCCATGGCCACCGCCGATGTGGGCATTGCCATGGGAGCTGCCGGAACCGACGTCGCTATGGAGACAGCAGATCTAGTGTTAATGGCAGATCGGTTGGAAAAACTCTCCTATGCCATTGGTCTCAGTCGCCACACCCTTAGCAATATCAAACAAAATGTAAGCTTTGCGGTGCTGGTGGTGCTGGTGTTATTGATGGGAGTAATGGGCAATGTTGTGGTGTTGGCATCGGGTATGCTGGTTCACGAAGCCAGTGTGCTGTTGGTGATCCTAAACGCCATGCGACTGCTTAAATATAGAGAAACCAATTAA
- a CDS encoding heavy metal-associated domain-containing protein — protein MKEITYRLEGLGCPDCAQKMGLILERQKGIQKANVNYATGKVKIQYHADQITLEEIEKIIAKTGYRVIEKR, from the coding sequence ATGAAGGAAATAACTTATCGTTTAGAAGGCCTGGGTTGCCCGGACTGTGCTCAAAAGATGGGGCTTATTTTAGAAAGGCAAAAGGGAATCCAAAAAGCCAATGTAAACTATGCCACTGGTAAAGTGAAAATTCAATACCATGCTGATCAAATTACGCTGGAAGAGATTGAAAAAATAATTGCCAAAACCGGCTATCGAGTGATAGAAAAACGCTAA
- a CDS encoding Crp/Fnr family transcriptional regulator gives MHIFNANELRHICASTVPIFKTLSYRELQKVNGLIRKKDYQKGNVLFLQGDRSDHLYIVRYGRVKIYEVSKDGRQQIVRILEQGDFFGELSLFKDEHHSLNGEAMEDTGLCMIPREDFKILVKENPEMSISIMAALSERLAAAENFIIDLTLKNIEERLASWLMMMADKQGIRTAQGIEVSVNLSRREIANLLGTTTETVSRKLTKFQTAGIITTEGHKNIIIRNKEKLSTIITD, from the coding sequence ATGCATATATTTAATGCCAATGAGTTAAGACATATCTGTGCCAGTACAGTACCAATCTTCAAAACCCTGAGCTATAGAGAACTACAAAAGGTCAATGGGCTCATTAGAAAAAAAGACTACCAAAAGGGAAATGTTTTATTTTTACAGGGGGATCGCTCTGACCACCTCTACATAGTACGCTATGGCAGAGTAAAAATATACGAAGTTTCCAAGGATGGCCGACAGCAAATTGTCCGCATACTGGAACAAGGAGATTTTTTTGGAGAACTTAGTCTGTTTAAGGACGAACATCATTCCCTTAACGGCGAGGCCATGGAGGACACCGGTTTATGTATGATACCAAGGGAGGACTTTAAAATTCTGGTTAAAGAAAATCCGGAAATGTCCATTAGCATTATGGCAGCCTTGAGTGAGCGGTTGGCCGCTGCGGAAAATTTTATTATAGACTTAACGTTAAAAAATATTGAGGAGCGGCTGGCTTCCTGGTTAATGATGATGGCAGATAAACAAGGAATTCGCACCGCCCAAGGTATTGAAGTTTCGGTAAACCTATCGCGGCGAGAAATTGCCAATCTGTTGGGCACAACCACAGAAACAGTCAGTCGAAAATTGACTAAATTTCAGACCGCTGGCATTATCACCACAGAGGGACATAAAAACATCATCATCCGTAACAAAGAAAAACTATCCACCATCATTACCGATTAA
- a CDS encoding small, acid-soluble spore protein, alpha/beta type encodes MTVRKSKRNKKPKSPTKEDLWRMEVAEELGLGETIRQYGWGALNAKQTGRIGGIITQRIKKGIYTDYKAKNPSK; translated from the coding sequence ATGACCGTCAGAAAATCCAAAAGAAATAAAAAACCTAAATCACCCACCAAAGAAGATTTGTGGCGGATGGAAGTGGCTGAAGAACTTGGTTTGGGCGAAACTATCCGCCAATACGGTTGGGGGGCATTAAATGCCAAACAAACAGGGCGCATTGGCGGTATTATCACGCAACGAATTAAAAAAGGTATTTATACTGACTATAAAGCCAAAAATCCTTCCAAATGA
- the gcvT gene encoding glycine cleavage system aminomethyltransferase GcvT produces MVELKRTPLYQVHKELGAKLVEFGGWEMPVQYQGILKEHQAVREAAGLFDVSHMGEFLVAGEDALNFLQQLVTNDVSKIGIGKVMYTTMVKEDGGVVDDLLIYNLGLHRYLMVVNAGNITKDFNWVKQNLVGDADVADKSDEFALLALQGPVAEKVLQTLTPLQLNTIGPFQFAMGVIGGVACLISRTGYTGEDGFEMYCHPDEVEHLWRAILEAGKNDGVVPAGLGARDTLRFEAALPLYGHELTDQINPLMAGLSWTVKFDKEDFIGKEALLKVKEQGVSYKLVGLEMIERGIARAEYPVQKDGHGIGWVTSGSFSPTLNANLALAYVRPEYAALETELAVVIRGKAVKAKVIKKPFYKKG; encoded by the coding sequence ATGGTAGAGCTAAAGCGTACTCCACTTTATCAAGTGCACAAAGAGTTGGGCGCTAAACTGGTTGAATTTGGTGGCTGGGAAATGCCGGTGCAGTATCAAGGTATCCTTAAAGAACATCAAGCGGTTCGTGAGGCTGCGGGGTTGTTTGATGTATCCCATATGGGTGAGTTTCTGGTGGCTGGAGAAGATGCCCTTAATTTTCTTCAACAATTGGTGACCAACGACGTTTCTAAAATAGGCATTGGCAAAGTTATGTACACCACCATGGTCAAAGAAGATGGCGGGGTGGTGGACGATTTATTAATTTATAACCTTGGCTTGCACCGCTATCTAATGGTGGTAAATGCCGGAAATATTACAAAGGATTTTAACTGGGTTAAACAAAATCTGGTCGGTGATGCCGATGTGGCTGATAAATCAGATGAATTTGCATTGCTGGCGTTGCAAGGTCCGGTGGCGGAAAAGGTGCTTCAGACATTAACCCCATTGCAGTTAAATACCATTGGCCCGTTCCAATTTGCCATGGGAGTAATTGGTGGCGTGGCCTGTTTAATATCCCGTACCGGTTACACCGGAGAGGATGGCTTTGAGATGTACTGCCACCCGGACGAGGTGGAACATTTATGGCGGGCTATATTAGAAGCCGGCAAGAATGATGGCGTGGTGCCTGCGGGGCTGGGTGCCAGAGATACCTTGCGATTTGAAGCTGCACTACCGCTTTACGGGCATGAATTAACTGATCAAATTAACCCTCTAATGGCAGGACTTTCTTGGACAGTAAAGTTTGACAAAGAAGATTTTATTGGTAAAGAGGCTTTACTTAAAGTGAAGGAACAAGGGGTTTCCTATAAGTTAGTGGGTTTAGAGATGATCGAAAGGGGGATTGCCCGGGCAGAGTATCCTGTACAAAAGGATGGACATGGTATTGGCTGGGTAACCTCCGGTAGTTTTTCACCAACCCTTAATGCTAATTTGGCGTTAGCCTATGTTAGACCAGAGTATGCAGCGCTAGAAACTGAATTGGCGGTGGTAATCCGGGGTAAGGCTGTTAAGGCAAAGGTGATTAAGAAACCTTTCTACAAGAAAGGCTAA
- the gcvH gene encoding glycine cleavage system protein GcvH, with the protein MSKVMAGLMYSKEHEWVKIEGNRATIGITDYAQESLGDIVFLELPNVGDTFEAEDTFGVVESVKAASDLYTPLSGKVVEINEDLVDSPEAINEDPYNAWMMVIEFDDDAAVNNLLSKEQYEEFLEENA; encoded by the coding sequence ATGAGTAAAGTGATGGCAGGTTTAATGTACAGTAAGGAACACGAGTGGGTAAAGATTGAAGGGAATCGGGCTACTATAGGTATCACTGATTATGCCCAAGAATCATTAGGGGATATTGTATTTTTAGAATTACCCAATGTGGGTGATACCTTTGAAGCAGAGGATACCTTTGGGGTAGTGGAATCGGTTAAGGCCGCCTCAGACTTGTATACCCCACTGAGCGGTAAAGTGGTGGAAATAAATGAGGATTTGGTGGATTCACCCGAAGCCATTAATGAAGATCCCTACAATGCGTGGATGATGGTAATTGAATTTGACGATGATGCGGCAGTTAATAACCTGCTTTCTAAAGAACAATATGAAGAATTTTTAGAGGAGAATGCTTAA
- the gcvPA gene encoding aminomethyl-transferring glycine dehydrogenase subunit GcvPA, whose translation MGYIPHTDNERQQMLTQLGMEKIEQLFSDIPQQVRLQRELNIPGPFSELEVSRQLMALAQKNKTTDQYISFLGAGAYDHFIPSAVQHILSRAEFYTAYTPYQPEISQGVLQSIFEFQTMICELTGMDVANASMYDGASATAEAALMACVATKRTKVLVSKAVHPEYREVLKTYAAGPELDILEIDFYQGGTDLEKLKEQLDKDVAALIIQQPNFFGTIEDLTAAAELAHQVKALLVAVVDPVAMALIASPGCCGADIVVGEGQGLGIPMSFGGPHLGFMACTEKLMRRMPGRIVGQTKDSRGDRGYVLTLQAREQHIRRDKATSNICSNQALCALAATVHLSLLGKKGLRQVAEQSLQKAHYASEQIINLLGFQLAWSAPFFKEFVVKLPQPAAEVNAKLLENGIIGGLDLGRYHPELQNHMLLCVTETRTKEDIDRLVAVLGGDVR comes from the coding sequence ATGGGTTATATTCCTCACACTGATAATGAACGACAGCAAATGCTAACCCAGCTGGGTATGGAAAAAATAGAACAACTATTTAGCGACATACCACAGCAGGTGAGATTGCAGAGAGAATTAAACATACCGGGGCCCTTTAGTGAATTGGAGGTTTCCCGCCAGCTAATGGCCTTGGCCCAAAAAAATAAAACCACAGATCAATATATCAGCTTTTTAGGCGCCGGAGCCTACGACCATTTTATTCCCAGTGCGGTACAGCACATATTGTCCCGGGCGGAATTCTATACCGCTTATACACCTTATCAACCGGAAATTAGCCAGGGCGTGTTACAATCTATCTTTGAATTTCAAACGATGATTTGTGAGCTAACGGGAATGGATGTGGCCAATGCTTCAATGTATGATGGTGCTTCCGCCACCGCCGAGGCAGCTTTAATGGCCTGTGTGGCCACCAAAAGAACCAAGGTGCTGGTTTCAAAGGCGGTGCATCCTGAATACCGAGAGGTGTTGAAAACCTATGCCGCTGGGCCGGAATTGGATATATTAGAAATAGATTTTTATCAGGGTGGTACCGATTTAGAGAAATTAAAAGAGCAACTGGACAAAGACGTGGCAGCGCTGATTATTCAGCAGCCCAACTTCTTTGGCACCATTGAAGATCTCACTGCAGCGGCAGAACTGGCCCACCAAGTGAAGGCACTGCTGGTGGCGGTGGTGGACCCAGTGGCCATGGCCTTAATTGCCTCACCGGGCTGCTGTGGTGCTGATATCGTTGTGGGGGAAGGTCAAGGTTTAGGTATTCCAATGTCCTTTGGTGGCCCCCATTTGGGCTTTATGGCCTGTACTGAAAAGTTAATGCGCCGGATGCCCGGTCGCATTGTGGGACAAACCAAAGATAGTAGAGGGGATAGGGGCTATGTATTGACTTTGCAAGCCAGAGAGCAACATATCAGACGAGATAAAGCAACCTCAAATATTTGCTCTAACCAAGCCCTTTGTGCGCTGGCGGCAACGGTGCATTTGAGTTTGCTGGGTAAAAAAGGTCTGCGTCAGGTGGCGGAACAAAGTTTGCAAAAGGCCCATTACGCCAGTGAACAGATTATTAATTTGTTGGGCTTCCAGTTAGCATGGTCAGCACCGTTCTTTAAAGAATTTGTTGTCAAGCTACCACAACCGGCGGCAGAGGTGAATGCTAAACTATTGGAAAATGGCATCATTGGTGGGTTGGATTTGGGACGCTACCATCCTGAATTGCAAAATCATATGTTACTTTGTGTCACTGAAACCCGGACTAAAGAAGATATTGACCGCCTGGTGGCGGTGTTGGGAGGGGACGTAAGATGA
- the gcvPB gene encoding aminomethyl-transferring glycine dehydrogenase subunit GcvPB, with protein MSEPLIFELSRPGRQGVALPQNDVPAKSLADLIPASMLRQDEPELPEVSEVDAVRHFTRLSRLNYGVDVGFYPLGSCTMKYNPKINEDVANMPGFTRLHPYQPEETVQGALELMYLTQQYLGEITGMDAFSLQPAAGAHGELTGLLIIKAYLKHKGLNRTKVIVPDSAHGTNPASAALAGFKVVQVKSDTRGNVDVEALRQVVDEDTAALMLTNPSTLGLFEENIVEIAEIVHNAGGLLYYDGANMNAIMGITRPGDMGFDVVHLNLHKTFSTPHGGGGPGSGPVGVKADLAPFLPRPVVVKENDQYRLDYRQPLSIGKMRSFYASFSVVIKAFAYMLTEGGSGLKSVSEHAVLNANYLMRKLAEHLNIPYDRICMHEFVCQPKELKEKGVHTLDLAKRMLDYGYHPPTIYFPLIVEEAMMLEPTETESKEVLDDFANNIIKILQEAASDPEMVKSAPHSTPVGRLDEVTAARNPVLRHRK; from the coding sequence ATGAGTGAACCGTTAATTTTTGAACTTTCCCGGCCCGGTCGCCAAGGGGTAGCGTTGCCCCAAAATGATGTGCCGGCAAAATCATTGGCAGATTTAATACCGGCCTCAATGTTGCGGCAAGATGAACCAGAGCTACCAGAGGTAAGTGAAGTGGATGCGGTCAGACACTTTACCAGGCTTTCCAGGTTAAACTATGGGGTAGACGTCGGTTTTTACCCACTGGGTTCCTGCACCATGAAATATAATCCCAAAATAAATGAGGATGTGGCCAACATGCCCGGTTTTACCCGGTTACATCCTTATCAACCGGAAGAAACTGTTCAGGGCGCACTGGAGTTAATGTATTTAACTCAACAATACCTGGGGGAAATCACCGGCATGGATGCTTTTTCATTGCAACCTGCTGCTGGCGCCCATGGCGAACTGACCGGTCTTTTAATTATCAAGGCTTATTTAAAGCATAAAGGCTTAAATCGCACCAAGGTAATTGTTCCGGACTCTGCCCATGGCACCAACCCAGCCAGCGCTGCTTTGGCTGGCTTTAAAGTGGTTCAGGTGAAGTCGGATACCCGGGGTAATGTGGATGTGGAGGCTCTCAGACAGGTTGTTGATGAGGACACTGCCGCCCTAATGCTAACTAACCCCAGCACATTGGGATTATTTGAAGAGAACATTGTGGAAATTGCAGAAATAGTGCACAATGCCGGTGGTCTGTTGTACTATGATGGTGCCAACATGAATGCCATTATGGGCATTACCCGCCCGGGGGACATGGGGTTTGATGTGGTCCACCTCAATCTGCACAAAACCTTTTCGACACCCCACGGCGGTGGCGGACCGGGCAGTGGCCCGGTGGGTGTGAAGGCTGATTTGGCTCCCTTTTTACCCCGGCCGGTGGTGGTAAAAGAAAATGATCAGTACCGTTTGGATTATAGGCAACCGCTGTCCATTGGTAAAATGCGCAGTTTTTATGCCAGTTTTAGCGTGGTGATTAAAGCCTTTGCCTATATGCTAACGGAAGGTGGCAGCGGGCTAAAATCCGTCAGTGAGCATGCAGTATTAAATGCCAATTATTTGATGCGTAAATTGGCTGAACATTTGAACATTCCCTATGACCGGATTTGCATGCATGAGTTTGTTTGCCAACCTAAAGAACTAAAGGAAAAGGGTGTGCACACACTGGATTTGGCCAAACGAATGCTGGATTATGGGTATCACCCACCAACCATTTACTTTCCACTGATTGTGGAAGAGGCGATGATGTTAGAGCCCACCGAGACTGAAAGCAAAGAAGTTTTAGATGACTTTGCCAATAATATAATTAAAATTTTACAAGAAGCAGCTTCAGATCCGGAAATGGTTAAATCAGCACCCCACAGTACGCCAGTGGGAAGACTAGATGAAGTAACCGCAGCCAGAAATCCGGTGCTTCGCCACCGTAAATAA
- a CDS encoding cation diffusion facilitator family transporter codes for MDPKQKVARLSIISNTLLTTGKLSVGLVMGSVGVLSEAIHSGLDLVASIIAYFSVKQSAKPADEQHKYGHGKYENLAAIIEALLIVIAAVAILLNAIPKLMHKNIEIEALGLGMLVMGVSCVVNGWVSYKLMKVAKETDSPALEADALHLRTDVYTSLGVFISIGLIKLTGLTIIDPLVGIFVTLLILKAAYDLLHDSVASMLDTKLPQADEERIQLALEQYRDRFVSYHNLRTRKAGPQRHVDLHLVVPRYRTIAEVHLLCDEIEAVLEKELPRSSILIHSEPCDPKYCDNCNASCQCRKNGVCIRSFDNK; via the coding sequence GTGGACCCCAAACAAAAGGTTGCCCGGTTATCCATCATATCTAATACGTTGTTGACTACGGGCAAGTTGTCAGTGGGTTTAGTTATGGGGTCAGTTGGTGTGCTGTCTGAGGCGATACATTCAGGCCTGGACCTAGTTGCCTCAATAATTGCCTATTTTTCTGTTAAACAGTCCGCTAAACCTGCTGATGAACAACACAAGTATGGTCATGGTAAATATGAAAATTTAGCTGCCATTATCGAGGCTTTATTAATTGTGATTGCTGCGGTGGCAATACTGCTAAATGCCATTCCCAAATTAATGCATAAAAATATTGAGATTGAAGCGCTGGGCTTAGGGATGCTGGTGATGGGTGTTTCCTGCGTGGTAAACGGTTGGGTGTCCTATAAATTAATGAAAGTGGCTAAGGAGACCGATTCCCCGGCACTGGAAGCCGATGCCCTGCACCTGCGCACCGATGTTTATACCTCATTGGGTGTATTTATCAGTATTGGATTGATTAAGCTGACTGGGTTGACCATTATCGACCCATTGGTGGGGATATTTGTTACGCTGTTGATTTTAAAGGCGGCCTATGACCTGCTGCATGACTCAGTGGCCAGCATGCTAGACACTAAACTGCCACAGGCTGACGAAGAAAGAATACAATTAGCGCTGGAACAGTACCGGGATCGCTTTGTCAGTTATCATAATTTGCGCACCAGAAAGGCAGGGCCACAACGGCACGTTGACCTGCACTTAGTGGTACCACGTTATCGAACGATAGCCGAAGTACACCTGCTTTGCGATGAAATTGAAGCGGTGCTGGAAAAAGAACTGCCTAGAAGTAGCATATTAATTCATAGTGAACCCTGTGATCCAAAGTACTGTGATAATTGTAATGCCAGTTGCCAATGCAGAAAAAACGGTGTCTGTATCAGGTCATTTGACAATAAGTAA
- the trmL gene encoding tRNA (uridine(34)/cytosine(34)/5-carboxymethylaminomethyluridine(34)-2'-O)-methyltransferase TrmL: MHIVLVEPEIPANTGNISRTCACTGASLHLVKPLGFSTDDKYLKRAGLDYWHLLDLHYHDSIDELYQNYPQGRFWYLTTKAKNSYTQVKFAENDFLVFGKETAGLPEKLLAANPDYCIRIPMLSEVRSLNLSNSVAVVLYEALRQQNFTNMK; this comes from the coding sequence ATGCATATTGTTTTAGTGGAACCAGAAATACCGGCAAACACCGGCAACATATCCCGCACCTGTGCCTGTACCGGTGCCAGCCTCCACTTGGTAAAACCCTTAGGGTTTTCCACCGATGACAAATACTTAAAGCGGGCCGGTTTAGATTATTGGCACCTGTTGGATTTACATTACCACGACAGTATTGATGAATTATACCAAAATTACCCCCAAGGAAGGTTCTGGTATTTAACCACCAAAGCAAAAAATAGTTATACCCAGGTTAAGTTTGCAGAAAACGATTTTTTGGTTTTTGGTAAGGAAACCGCCGGACTGCCCGAAAAGCTATTGGCAGCAAACCCAGATTATTGTATTAGAATACCGATGCTGTCAGAGGTGAGATCACTTAATTTGTCAAATTCTGTGGCTGTGGTACTATATGAAGCCCTTAGACAACAAAATTTTACCAACATGAAATAG
- the nth gene encoding endonuclease III, producing MSKEKARALAIFERLNSAYPHAQCGLNHRNPFELLIATILSAQCTDKRVNIITEKLFAKYRSPEDFANLSPEQLAEDIKGCGLHRNKSKAIVETSGILLEKYQGSVPQNREALEALPGVGRKTAGVVLGVGFGQATLPVDTHVHRVSQRLGLASGKNPETTEQELMACLPAEKWQPAHHLFIAHGRETCDARRPKCDRCPVMEYCLQFPGRES from the coding sequence ATGTCTAAAGAAAAAGCTCGGGCATTGGCAATTTTTGAAAGACTCAACAGTGCCTACCCCCATGCCCAGTGCGGTTTAAATCACCGCAACCCCTTTGAATTATTAATTGCCACTATTCTCAGTGCCCAGTGCACTGATAAAAGGGTAAATATCATTACGGAAAAACTGTTTGCAAAATACCGTTCCCCTGAAGATTTTGCCAACCTAAGCCCTGAGCAGTTGGCTGAAGATATTAAGGGTTGTGGGCTACATCGCAATAAGAGCAAAGCCATCGTTGAAACCAGTGGCATATTGCTGGAAAAATATCAGGGTAGTGTACCCCAAAATCGCGAAGCGCTGGAAGCATTGCCAGGGGTAGGGCGTAAGACAGCAGGGGTGGTGCTGGGCGTAGGTTTTGGACAAGCCACGCTACCGGTGGATACCCATGTCCATCGAGTATCCCAACGCCTAGGTTTAGCCAGTGGCAAAAACCCCGAAACCACCGAACAAGAACTGATGGCATGCCTACCTGCAGAAAAATGGCAACCGGCCCACCATCTGTTCATCGCCCATGGTCGAGAAACCTGTGATGCCCGACGTCCTAAATGCGATCGCTGCCCGGTGATGGAATATTGTCTGCAGTTTCCGGGAAGGGAGAGTTAA
- a CDS encoding CoA-binding protein, with protein sequence MFQNPTDDQIKELLKETRTIAVVGLSDKPERDSHRVAKYLQQHGYKIIPVNPKLNEILGEKAYKKVSEIPEQVDIVDVFRRSIDTPSVVEDALVKKPKAIWLQLGISNDDAAKMAQDNNITMIMDRCIKIDHANLIGD encoded by the coding sequence ATGTTTCAAAATCCCACTGACGATCAAATTAAAGAATTATTAAAGGAAACACGCACCATAGCTGTGGTAGGTCTATCAGATAAGCCTGAGCGAGACAGTCATCGGGTGGCTAAATATTTACAGCAGCACGGCTATAAAATTATCCCGGTAAACCCCAAGCTAAATGAAATTTTAGGAGAAAAGGCCTATAAAAAGGTTAGCGAAATTCCAGAGCAGGTTGATATTGTTGACGTTTTCCGTCGCAGCATTGACACCCCATCAGTTGTGGAAGATGCACTGGTTAAAAAACCTAAAGCAATTTGGTTGCAATTGGGCATCAGCAATGATGACGCCGCCAAAATGGCCCAAGACAACAACATCACCATGATAATGGATCGATGCATTAAAATAGATCACGCTAACCTAATAGGGGATTAA
- a CDS encoding LysO family transporter encodes MTQVLLAVALGFLVGHFKLLPQNGKLTQRAMTFGLIFLLLVMGAQLGANKQVLADFGAMGLQALMLAVGGIAGSVLLVKLAEGYIRKGLTKNNQRDGVSLLVNKCTKVGESK; translated from the coding sequence ATGACACAGGTTTTATTGGCAGTGGCCCTGGGCTTTTTAGTTGGTCACTTTAAATTATTACCGCAGAACGGTAAACTAACCCAGCGGGCAATGACCTTTGGTTTGATTTTTTTACTGCTGGTAATGGGAGCCCAATTGGGTGCTAACAAACAGGTACTGGCAGACTTTGGCGCCATGGGCCTACAGGCATTGATGTTAGCAGTTGGTGGTATTGCTGGCAGTGTATTGCTGGTAAAGCTGGCCGAAGGTTATATTCGCAAGGGACTGACCAAGAATAATCAACGGGATGGTGTTAGTTTATTGGTTAACAAATGTACAAAAGTTGGTGAAAGCAAATGA